Part of the Vespa velutina chromosome 7, iVesVel2.1, whole genome shotgun sequence genome, GAATTGTGTAATTCGATTTatctgaaaaaatatttgttttttaaattataataaatatactttaatatataattttattgttgtCAATAAATAtgcttttaaatttatatttcaataataatatgtcacaataataatatgtcgcaataataatatgttatttcatcATTTCGAATCTTACAATCGATGTATTTATATCGTGTTTAAAATGCGAtagacattttttaatttggcTTTCAACAAGGTTTATCTTAAATTCTGATCTTATTACTCTGCTCGTTTAATCGTTGTCTcatctcgtttattttttagctgttgttttttttctaaaatgttatgtatatatgatattatccAAGTCTTTCTTAtctaatatttgttttttttttatctataaaatttgaatgaaCCTCGTTGGGTGAAACGATACTGTTTACACATCGCACACATACGCAATCACGCACGTAagcacgtacgcacgcacacacacatacacatacacaacatATGTTGcacaacacacacatatatatacaattaaactTGAAATGGTTATGTTAGTTTTCTTTACGAAATCGATCCTtctcatttttcaaaaatgatgAAGCTCTACgtattttttacgattttcttcGTAGCTATGATCATATTAACAACAGCTGAGATCGAAGgttagtaaataaaaaaatatagtatataaatatatatatatatacacttatatatgtatatatttgtagagaatacaatataaatatttgtagagAAATATGTAGAGAATGCATATACCTGCACAATTCAAGATTGTCACACAAATTGTTGGCTGAACGGTGCTAGAAGTGGGTTTTGCGAAGGATCCGAATGTATTTGCTATAATCGTaagttattttgttatatttttaaaaaagataaatacatatatctgaaatttaatataatttcttatattgcagtgaaataagaataacatTCATTCTCATTATAATTGAACTTCATCGTTGTCGAAGAAACttctagaaaaataataataataatttcctgTTTATATAATCGTGTTATATTCTTCACGttcgattgatttttcttaaaatgtaataaacttgaaaatttgattaatttccGTAATTAAAACTATCTAATCAAAAATCATTCGATTATCGCTGAACAAGATTATTGATAATACCTAAACTGATTTcactttagaaaaataaagttatataatatcaaaatgtcCTTATCGTTTCTCGATTTTATATGTCTCCTTATTTTCTCGAATAgtatcgattaatataataagattgttattttcaatatgaaattaatttatttatcgatttctttatctttcgcCTCTATcgtgtaattttaatatactgCCAGTTCTCTATACGTATCAAACGCATCAAGAACAGGAAGTAACTGGCGTGGAAGGGCATGCTGATAGACTTTGAAGATCTTGAGTTTGCACGATACCTGTTATCGGCCGGAAATAGTGCTTGAAATACCTACTGTGTTAGTAAGGGTAAAGAGGAAGGATATTGCAACAGAGATAACAAATACATTTATAGTCTATGTGAGTATGGACTATTTATCTTTAGATGTTcagtaaataatatcattcaaATAACTGTTTCTTTAGACAATTGGaacaagaaatatttcgagagtatttgaaatatttcgaatttgtTTGAACAAACGAtacattgtataaataaaggaatatatatatatatatatatatatatatatatatatatatatcaatttagttatttctttttttttttgttattgttaactATAAGACAAAATTTTCCGACAAGTCCAtatagtattaattaataaacgattaaattaatttttgttattcgaatattatctattttagcAGATATTCATCCACGCATTTGtcttatcaaaaattattttattatctcggTATGACAAAGATATgctggaaaaaatatttcgtatatagatatatatagtttaCTTATTAATGTGTGTTTGTCttcaataatacatacataaaagatagttacacatatgtacttgtatatataatgtgtacaTTTGCGATATCAAGAGATGAGTGTTGGCCTTGATTCATTTTGATCCCGATGCTATAGTACAACGCCCGATAAGCAATTAATCGGTTCTGGAGttattaagattaattaaacaGACCGATCATATTTACCAACCAATTTATACGCGATCAAAATAGTTCCACTACATTTATTTTGTTCCActatatcgatttataaacCGAGTTCTTTGActcaataaatgaaattttataaactcgatcagaaatttaaaaatgaaatacatatattacgatataaagatttgtgtgtatgtttcgaaagttaaaaaaactttgttaaataaaaatttttaaatatttattacgacaAGAAAGGAATCACAAGAAGATAAAACTATATTTTGCATATAAAGTCGATGACTAAACAAAAATGATCTCAAGAGATTTCGATCTCAAGATTGCACGGAATTCCCCAAAGATTTCCCCGTCTAAATCCAACGTATTTTTcttggaaataaagaaaacagaaagaaagaggaaaagaaagagaaagagagagagagagagagagagagagagagagagagagagagagagagagagagaaagaaagataaaagtaagcATTAAAACAGATATgctttaaaatactttttatgtCAATGTTATCTTGGAATATCAGCTTTTAGATGAAATCATCCGAATGATGAACCATAATATGCATTTTCTCTCGAGACACATGCAAAGTTTTTAAAATGTGTTTGTAGGATATATAACGCAGTGGTTCGCGGTGTTAAAGACAGTTCTTCTTCATAGGTTTAACTGTTAAATTGCTCTTAAAGTACTCCGAATTGAGATGATCAAAATGATCAAGATCTATACGGTACTCTTCGCTTTCATCGTTCTGCTTGTTAGTACGGCAATAGCGGCACCAATCGAAggtttctttgaaaatttcttttataatttttaatatcattcattctcgtaaataatttatgtgtgtataattcTCGTAAATAACAATGTTTCATTTTGGATTAAGGagatattaaagaagaaaaaaattccgtttataattttatggatcaaaaattatcaaaagaattAATGATTGCTCGTACGAGATATAGAAGAGCAACTTGCCAAATTCCCATTATCGGTGACTGGGTTAGCGACAGTGCTTGCGCTGCAGGCTGTATCGCAAGAGGAAGAGCCGGTGGCCATTGCAGAAATGAAATCTGTCATTGTCGAGAGTGAGTAATCGTTTGTGCAATGCCCTTTATCAAAGATATATGATATTGTATACAGTCGATTGTTGTTGATATTAACGTTGAATGTCAACAACAATGATCAACAACAATGATCAATAAATATGATCAACAACAATGATCAACAAATATGAACGAATATTATATGAACCAAATATTATACGAATGTACGAATTCATGAATTTTAtcatctcttttctatttattgttagacgtttctatttttcagAGAGAAAATGTTGGATCTTCTACGAAAACGATTCAATTTCTAGAGAATAAGTGAGTGGTGATCgaaaagatggaaaataaatattacaagttagtaataatatcatttctttttaaatacacCGATTGTTAGATAATTAAGACAATTGTAccttatttattcgttattagaaaatataactattatttattattacaattatttttaatcaaagttTTCTCATCTCCTTCTAATCTTCCTTCTAAATTATAAAGTACGAATTTATTTTGTGAAAATAGATATACGTGGGTATATCAGAAGTGAaccaaaatattttcttcgtagaatagaaaaaagcatataaatgttctttttttttaaagttatcgatatcacaaaaaaaaatttacaatttgaaaaagaatcgatgaaagataaattttgaattaaacatattattaaaatatcatcttTGCAAAACTTAAACGATTTTGTTGGAATGAAAGTGAATAATGAAATCAAAAATTGTTCGATGAtatgaaattgatttttaatataaatgaaaaaaaaaattcaaataagatTGTTACGATAAATctaatatctctttcttttttttttcgagcatttaatacattttcaattgaaattttgataatacaCCAAATTACTATATAAGCGACGTAATAGTAACAATCTAATTTCGAAGATTGAAGTTAaacaatcaattaaaaaatgaaattctattttcttatcgctcttctctttatcgttatattaacCGTTACGGCAGCATCAagtatgtttaattaaaaaaaaatcaattgtttGTATTAACGATGAACGATATTATCTTCTTATCTCTATATCATCTCTTCGACTCTGCTTCTAATGCTGTTGAAGGACGCGCTGATAGATATGCAAGGACTACTCACATAATCATCGGAGATGGAAACTGGCTTTGTACCGTATCTTGCaaggataatatatattaacaatcaATAAGTAACGCAAtgaactataaaaataaaaagtaaagggATTAAATTatgtctttttaaaattttgttttccttgttttttctttccttttcaaatggattaacaattaatctaattaattgattgaacGAAGATGGAAAATGCTTGAATATCGGagacaatttttatcaaagaaaaaaaaaaaaaaaaaaagaaaaacaaactatCAATCGAGAACAATTTACATACTACTCGCTTATAtgtactatacatatatatatatatatacatgactGTGAGAGTatacaatagaaaaattaatttaaactaaacaattttttaatcttttctataCATTTTATCTACATTCATTTTATCTATCGCTTGTCTACAACTATGACTTTTTTGCCACtttgaatttatatgaaaaatgcaaatatcattgtattatacataattaataataattttttctagattcaaaattattcgatatcaaGATGAATTCATTCATATGCTTGATCATGACCTTTCATATAATGTCAAAATATATGTAGcatttcatttcaaaaattgAAGATCATCTTCGTTTCTCGAAAATATAAAccaatttgttttaattcataaataatgcaaatattatatttaaattataacctttgtattaaaaagatttgaagAACATGTTACTAAAAAGAATGGTTTTAATTGCATTACTTTGTATTATGTAATActgtaatgaaaattttaaagtcgactttttcgaaatattccaTTAATAGCCgcaatgtattattaaagttcATTTAAATGATAGTAGTTATGTAATCATCTTGTTTATTTTACCtccaaaataatatatcaattctATTTTATGTTTCAATTATTAgtcgataatgataaataaaaatttgaaggtTTCTGGTGTTTTTACGATATTACTTGTgtcttaaaataattaaaataatttttattaattaatttttaatattgctTGTGTCttaaaatcttaaaataattttccattccttcgtattgttattatcataaatcatATTCAAGGAAAACAAACTTTTTCGCATGATATCATTAAATCAATATCTATTTGAGAGATTTGCATAATTAATTGCCTGATCAATACATACGCTGGCCTTGtcaaataatatgtaatcgcagatatattatattatattctcaatgtgttattaataattatatattattaataaaaattatttgaatttgtttaacaaataaattcaattattgaCAAGAGTATCTAAACAAGATCTTATAATTAATggtcaaatatttattaaattgcaTCTAATTGATCGATATAGACGCGTATCATTTATATGATCAAAACTTATTTTCTtacattcctttttctcttcgttgtcgtatcggtaaaagaaaaataaaatataataaatgaactatACTTAAATACtcgataatcgatttttttttaaacttattaTCTCTAGTTGATttgattttgtaattaaataattatttattcgatttaattacaCAGTAAAAATTACCACATAAGATAATCTAAACGATCATCCAAAATACATTTGTCGCATCATATGTCTCGTGTCCAAATCTTAACAAATTCTTATAGTTCACCACATCGCTGTAGTTATTTCTAACTATCCAATaaactttaatttttcaaacttaTAAATGATAGAATTCAACTATTTCTAAttctagaaaataataaatagaatataataaatttatcattgattttatcaGATTATcgaattcgaataattaatatttcgtttacATTTTTAACACACGATTAAGATTTAAATACGAATAAgtttagataataatagttCAAAAAAaggttttatttatattaaaataaataacaagttACATTTACAATACTTTTGCAATATTTTGTGAAAGTGAGTTTTTCCTTTATTGTTAACAGAAGATGAACATTATGATCCTAAAAGAACATCAAAtagaattttctatatataaaagtaaatattacaaaattactcttctatttctttctttataaattagtGATTGTAAACTTGATCTTATAGAAGTCTTCACAGTTGTACTTCGTTTCAATCAAATGAATTAGATTATTGGTAGGACTATTTGAATCAGATATAGGAACCAATAAACAGAAACTAATTAATCTTCGCAAGATTTATCGATATGGATTCGTATCAATAGCATGAGTATATAAAGACGAGCAAAAAATCGAAACAACATGATTTGACTCCAGTCgacttataaaaatttatcaaaatgagaaaaatttatttccttacATTCCTTGCTCTTCTCGTCTTTGTTGCCGTATCGGCACAAGAAGAAGGTTAGTATATGGTatcaatcgttattttttaaatattgttatttatgtatCGCCTTTCACGATTGGTCGATttcaatttttgatattttacattaaatagtattatatttttcgaattatattaactattgacatgtttttttttacatttttattggaaaaatacCCAgcaatatattcaaaataaaaaattgtaatattacgtTATACTTTCAGAAGCTGTTCCAAATGAACAactcaaagaaaaattacaagaagaagaagaatttgcTTCTTGCAGAATAGGTGGAGATCTAGCGTGCAGTCTGAGCTGTATTGGACAAGGCCATGGAAGAGGAGGATATTGTAACAGTCGTGGCACATGTATATGTAACTGAAATGTTACCtgatacaattaatatttatgattaattaataactgtTCGTGGTCCATAAATTCTCAACCCCAATGTTCTAACTTATAACAACAAATGTgacaattacaaatttttcaaattttacattttatccttttatttttcattatttatcttatatcaACAATAAATCGTTAATCAAGTTAGTTCgatcaatttgaaataaactAATAACTACTTGCATCTCAAGAAAATTTACTTTCTCGCATTCATTGTTCTTAATTTACTtatcgataaaagaagaagattattaCTCAGAAAtttcactattattatatatttataattttttttttatgtacgaCTGACCAATTTTACATTATCATTTgacattttctattaattggcattatatttttcgaattatgTTAActattgacttttttttatattttctctaataaTATCGGAcaatatattgaaaagaaaaaatcgcaactgtaatataatatcgtacTTCTAGAAACTGTTTTAGATTTACAACTTGAAAATTCcgaaaaatttgtttcgaCTTGCATTGTAAATAGAGAAGGATTATGAAGTCTATCCGATGAAAGACAATAGAAGCGGACATTACTAGAACAACTGATATTAGCTGACATTGATTTTTGTTACTGATAATTATcatgaattaattatgatttttatttaaatactcaataatcgatattttttttaagtctATTTCCTCCAGTTGATTTGATTTTgtggttaattaattattcgatttgattaaataataaatagaaacacACAAGCTAATGTAAATGATTAAtcaaagatacatatatggtaacattttgaaaaatacatGTTATCAACCTGAAaagcgaaaaataaaaataactgaaTAATTTATCAGAGTTTTGATTATCTGTTGCATTATTAATGATACAATATCATCGAAAGATATGACAGCGACTTAAGTCATTGTATCATTAGTCTGATCTTACTATGAATCCAATTCAATAGATAAATGGAATACgtgcatttatatttatgtaactgATTAATAATGTTTTCCGACCATTGAATAAATActgtttttcaatttattcgcCGATATTTATCTAAGCAGAATACTTAGATTTAAcagaatttcttcatttttattcgtaaaatacaattagaaattaaatatgaataagtttagataataataagttcaaagagtttttatttatattagaatatgTAACACGTTACATTTCGCAATATTTTGTGAAAGTGAGTTCTTTCCTTTTAGTATTTGCGACTTTATTGTTAACAGAAGATGAACATTATGATCCTAAAAGAACATCAAATAGAACTTtccatatataaaagtaaattttacaaaattattcttttattcttttaataaattagtgATTATAAACTTGATCTTATAGAAATCTTAACAGTTGTACTTTGTTTCAATCAAATGAATTATTGTTAGGACTATCTGAATCAGATATAGGAACCAAAGAATAAGTACCAATTAATCTTTGGATGATTTATCGAGATGGATTCGTATCAATAGCATGAGTATATAAGAGCGAGCAAAACGTCGAAACGACATGATTTGACGCTAGTCgacttataaaaatttatcaaaatgagaaaaatttatttcctcaCATTCCTTGCTCTTCTCGTCTTCGTTGCCGTATCGGCACAAGAAGAAGGTTAGTATAGagtattaattgttattttttaaatattgttatttatgtatCGTCTTTCACAATTGGTCGATttcaatttttgatattttacattaaatagtattatatttttcgaattatattaactattgacatgtttttttttttacatttttattggaaaagtaGTCAGGAATATATTCTaacaaaaatttgtaattgtaatattactttatactTTCAGAAGCTGTTCCAAATGAACAActcaaagaaaaattgcaaggagaagaagaatatgCTTCTTGCAGAATAGGTGGAGATCTAGCGTGCAGTCTGAGTTGTATTGGACAAGGCCATGGAAGAGGTGGATATTGTAACAAAGAAGGCACATGTATATGCAACTGAAATGTTatctattacaattaatacttatgattaattaataactgtTTATAGtccataaattttcaataccAATGTTCTAATTTGTTACAACAAATGTGACAATTACAAATTTCTCAAATTTTgcattttatccttttatttttcattatttatcctACCccaataataaatcgataatcatGTTAGTTCgatcaatttgaaataaactAATAACTATTTGTATCTCGAGAAAATTTACTTCTTCGCATTCATTGTTCTTAATTTACTTAtcgacaaaagaagaaatttattacttagaaatttcactattattatatatttattattttttgttttgtacgACTGACCTATTTTACATTATCatttgacattttttattaattggtattatatttttcgaattatgttaattattgactttttttatattttctctaataaTATCGGAcaatatattgaaaagaaaaaatcgcaactgtaatataatatcgtacTTCTAGAAACTGTTTTAGATTTACAACTTGAAAATTCcgaaaaatttgtttcgaCTTGCATTGTAAATAGAGAAGGATTATGAAGTCTATCCGATGAAAGGCAATAGAAGCGGACATTACTAGAACAACTGATATTAGCTGACCTTGATTTTTGTTACTGATAACTATcatgaattaattatgatttttatttaaatactcaataatcgatattttttttaagtctATTTCCTCCAGTTGATTTGATTTTgtggttaattaattattccatttgattaaataataaatagaaacacACAAGCTAATGTAAATGATTAATCGAAGATACATAAATGgtaacattttgaaaaatacatGTTATCAACCTGAAaagcgaaaaataaaaataactgaaTAATTTATCAGAGTTTTGATTATCTGTTGCATTATTGATGATACAATATCATCGAAAGATATGACAGCGACTTAAGTCATTGTATCATTAGTCTGATCTTACTACGAATTCAATTCAATAGATAAATTGTAAAGAAATGGAATACgtgcatttatatttatgtaacttattaataatgttttccGACCATTGAATAAAtactatttttcaattttttcgcCGATATTTATCTAAGCAGAATACTTAGATTTAAcagaatttcttcatttttatacgtaaaatacaattagaaattaaatatgaataagtttagataataataagttcaaagagtttttatttatattagaatatgTAACACGTTATATTTCGCAATATTTTGTGAAAGtgagttcttttctttcagtaTTTGCGACTTTATTGTTAACAGAAGATGAACATTATGATACTAAAAGAACACCAAATAGAACTTtccatatataaaagtaaattttacaaaattaattttttattctttcaatatattagTGATTGTAAACTTGATCTCATAGAAGTTTTAACAGTTGTGCTTTGTTACAATCAAATGAATTAGAGTATTGGTGGGATTATCTGAATCAGATATAGGAACCAATGAATAAGTACTAATTAATTTTCGTATGATTTATTGATATGGATTCGTGTCAACAGCATGAGTATATAAGAGCGAGCAAAACGTCGAAACGACATGATTTGACGCTAgtcgatttataaaaatttatcaaaatgagaaaaatttatttcctcaCATTCCTTGCTCTTCTCGTCTTCGTTGCCGTATCGGCACAAGAAGAAGGTTAGTATAGagtattaattgttattttttaaatattgttatttatgtatCGTCTTTCACAATTGgtcgatttcaatttttaatattttacattaaatagtattatatttttcgaattatattaattattgacatgttttttttttttacatttttattggaaaagtaGCCAGGAATATATTCTaacaaaaatttgtaattgtaatattacgtTATACTTTCAGAAGCTATTCCAAATGACCAACTCGGAAATGAAGAACTATTTTGGTCTTGTCAACATGGCGGAAATAAAATGTGCAGTACGAGCTGTGCTATACAAGGCAAATGGAAAGGTGGACATTGTAACAAAAAGGGCACATGTATATGTAACTGAAATGTTATCTGACACAattaatacttataattaattaataactgtTCATGGaccataaattttcaataccAATGTTCTAATTTGTAACAACAAATGtgacaattataaatttctcaaaatttacattttatctttttatttttcattatttattctataccaataataaatcgataatcaaGTTACTTCGATCAGTTTGAAATAAACTAATAACAACTTGTATCTCGAGAAAATTTACTTCTTCGCATTCATTGTTCTTAATTTACTTAtcgacaaaagaagaaatttattacttagaaatttcactattattatatatttattatatcttttttatgtaCAACTGACCAATTTTACattatcatttgatattttctattaattggtattatatttttcgaattatgTTAACTATTgactttcttttacatttctattgataatatataacgatatattgaaaagttgttattgtaatataatgcCGTACTTTCTGAAATGCTCTAGaagtataatttgaaaatctcGAAGCATTTGTTTCGATTTGCATTATAGATGGAAAACGGTTATGCACAAATGTCTATCGGATAAGAGGTAATAGGAACGAACGTTGTAAGAGCAAAGAAACGTATCTATGTTATCAATGAGACTTATTTTACTTACTGATAACTACAATGAATTGTCCACTATGAATGGAGCAATAcatttatagattatttaatctttatgTTGCTTCGTGAGAACGCAACTACGAGAGCGTTTCGAGATACACGTCTCGCACCGGACCAGCGATGGTAGTCAATTTGATTATCGATAGAGAAAGTTCCACCGTCTCTTCGTAACAGTCAGAGTCATAGACCCACTGATCACGATGAGTAAAGGAGATGATACTAGGCTAggatattgtattaatttctCAACAAAATACCGCTCGTCGCGTTTCCACAAATTAATGGGAAAATGTGAATTCTTTTGAAGAAAGCTCATGAGGTAAATACGAAACAATAAATGCAGTGTGAATTGTTGTTATCACagtatatttatcataatatgaTACAATTGTTGATGTGTTCTTGTGCAGTGAATCGTATTGACTATTTCTGAATCAGTGATGTAATAAGATTCAAAGCTTTGCATATTGGGAACTGAAAGACGTAGTTTTGACTGCTATGATTT contains:
- the LOC124950544 gene encoding defensin-1-like → MIKMIKIYTVLFAFIVLLVSTAIAAPIEGDIKEEKNSVYNFMDQKLSKELMIARTRYRRATCQIPIIGDWVSDSACAAGCIARGRAGGHCRNEICHCREEKMLDLLRKRFNF